A region from the Sulfurivermis fontis genome encodes:
- a CDS encoding ABC transporter ATP-binding protein → MISINDLSKRFRRAEVLRGINLTISRGERIALIGANGAGKTTLIRCLLGEYTHDGIVTIDGKSPRHAREDVLAHVGFVPQLPPPLKMPVSQLMKFAADLCGSRVSAMRDVAARLGLDTERVTSQPFVKLSGGQKQKLLISVALGRNADLLILDEPAANLDPEARHHLFQLLAERQEHAVMLISSHRLDEVASLVNRVVELDQGLVTLDDKVADAVDMASTLQCKVQLSRDEPAFAKAISEWGFEQEGLSWRGKVAAPDRLRFLGVLSRYAGVLAAIEMRENGR, encoded by the coding sequence GTGATCAGTATAAATGATTTGTCCAAGCGGTTTCGTCGTGCCGAGGTCTTACGCGGTATTAATCTGACCATCAGCCGAGGTGAACGTATAGCGCTTATTGGTGCCAATGGCGCTGGTAAGACCACATTGATTCGCTGCCTGCTTGGTGAATATACCCACGATGGCATAGTCACGATAGACGGCAAGAGTCCCCGTCATGCACGGGAAGATGTTCTTGCACACGTGGGGTTTGTGCCGCAATTGCCGCCACCACTCAAAATGCCGGTGTCACAATTGATGAAGTTTGCGGCCGATCTGTGTGGCTCACGGGTGTCGGCTATGCGTGATGTGGCTGCTCGCCTTGGATTGGATACTGAACGGGTGACCAGTCAGCCCTTTGTCAAGCTTTCCGGCGGACAAAAACAAAAGTTGTTGATTAGCGTTGCATTGGGACGCAATGCTGATCTTCTCATCCTCGATGAACCGGCAGCCAACCTCGATCCGGAGGCGCGACACCATCTCTTTCAACTCCTCGCAGAGCGGCAGGAACATGCTGTAATGCTTATATCCAGTCATCGTCTCGATGAGGTAGCGTCGCTGGTCAATCGTGTGGTCGAGTTGGATCAAGGGCTTGTCACGCTTGATGATAAGGTTGCTGATGCGGTCGACATGGCGAGTACCTTGCAATGCAAGGTACAGTTGAGTCGTGATGAACCCGCGTTTGCCAAGGCTATTTCGGAGTGGGGATTTGAACAGGAGGGACTCTCCTGGCGTGGTAAGGTGGCCGCTCCTGATCGTTTGCGCTTCCTCGGCGTGCTATCCCGTTATGCCGGTGTTCTGGCGGCGATAGAGATGAGGGAGAATGGCAGATGA
- a CDS encoding nitrous oxide reductase accessory protein NosL, whose product MFLLACSGDPGTGPAEVKWDRDTCARCRMVLSDRFYAAQIRGGPEGKKTRVYKFDDIGCAVLWLEQQPWRNDPRTEIWVTDHRTGAWIDARSAHYVQDRITPMGYGLGAQADAAEGTLQYSQAIEHIHLVEQRFNSPEALANPASNDAAVSSR is encoded by the coding sequence ATGTTCCTGCTCGCCTGTTCAGGGGATCCCGGTACTGGCCCAGCAGAGGTCAAGTGGGACCGTGATACATGCGCGCGTTGTCGTATGGTCTTGAGCGACCGCTTTTATGCTGCCCAAATTCGCGGTGGTCCCGAGGGTAAGAAAACCCGTGTGTACAAATTCGATGATATCGGTTGCGCCGTTTTGTGGCTGGAACAGCAGCCTTGGCGCAACGACCCGCGTACCGAGATATGGGTGACGGACCATCGTACGGGGGCATGGATCGATGCGCGTTCTGCACATTATGTGCAAGACCGGATTACGCCCATGGGCTATGGGCTGGGAGCTCAAGCTGACGCTGCGGAGGGCACGCTACAGTACTCCCAGGCCATTGAACATATCCATTTGGTCGAGCAGCGTTTTAATTCTCCCGAAGCACTTGCCAACCCTGCCTCCAATGATGCCGCTGTATCCAGCCGCTAA
- a CDS encoding ABC transporter permease encodes MKHLWLTALTDVIESMRARWFMTYTAIFGGIVVLLFVFGLTESRIMGFTGLTRILVTYLQLTMAILPLFVLITTVRSVAGDREAGVFEYLLSLPVGLAAWYWGKMLGRFAVIFLPVFIAMTAALIWGVARGADVPWHIYGYYTIFLFGLSWCFLGFGMLISAMARTADVAQGAAFVIWLTLVLFLDLILLGVMIREQLPAETAVAIALANPLQVFRTATMMLFDPQLVLLGPTAFVILDNFGETGYLLWSSLYPLVLGTVCAGAGYLLFRRGDLP; translated from the coding sequence ATGAAGCATCTCTGGCTTACTGCGCTTACCGACGTCATCGAATCCATGCGTGCCCGCTGGTTCATGACTTATACCGCCATCTTTGGCGGTATAGTCGTGTTGCTTTTCGTTTTCGGGTTGACCGAGTCTCGCATCATGGGATTTACGGGCCTGACCCGCATCCTGGTGACTTATTTGCAGTTGACTATGGCCATATTGCCGCTGTTTGTTCTTATTACTACCGTGCGGTCAGTGGCGGGTGACCGGGAGGCCGGCGTGTTCGAGTACCTGTTGTCGTTACCGGTAGGTTTGGCGGCATGGTACTGGGGTAAAATGCTGGGTAGGTTTGCGGTGATCTTTCTCCCCGTTTTTATCGCTATGACTGCTGCGCTCATCTGGGGTGTGGCACGTGGTGCTGATGTGCCATGGCATATCTATGGTTATTACACGATATTTCTGTTCGGGCTGTCTTGGTGTTTCCTCGGCTTTGGCATGTTGATCTCCGCCATGGCGCGGACAGCCGATGTGGCCCAAGGGGCTGCTTTTGTTATCTGGCTGACGTTAGTGTTGTTCCTCGATCTCATCCTGTTAGGTGTGATGATTCGGGAACAATTGCCTGCTGAAACCGCTGTGGCTATCGCCCTGGCTAACCCGTTGCAAGTATTCCGCACGGCAACAATGATGCTGTTCGATCCGCAATTGGTGTTGCTGGGGCCGACCGCCTTTGTGATACTGGATAACTTCGGCGAAACGGGTTATTTATTGTGGTCATCGCTGTATCCACTGGTATTGGGCACTGTGTGTGCCGGTGCAGGCTACCTGTTGTTCCGCCGCGGCGACCTGCCATAG